Proteins encoded together in one Astatotilapia calliptera chromosome 7, fAstCal1.2, whole genome shotgun sequence window:
- the nup205 gene encoding nuclear pore complex protein Nup205 isoform X2 codes for MAAQMAVNSGASLWGPLKELWETVDGAVLRRQPESVHLLDLQLKKHKPHFLSLFKNPPKSAEQREKVRKASTEGIAIQGQQGSRLLPEQLLTEAFILSDLFDIGELAALELLLAGEQQQPYFPGLTRGLVAVLLYWDGKLCMANSLRTLIQSRQGKTFTLDLSGELVALTTRFTDELMSQGLTKRILTLVSEISVTREFERLQKERGLGNEKHRKEVADLIKECRQALADSLFSWTCQSPLSKDDTLALIGHLETVTAQADGSLDSVSLALVMALLYCLDVSFIEQGTEDRDDLLQALPLLTERQYVSAVHSRLMDSQPWKLPGLQAVCRLAWALLLRVLSQLPQGSALVEFTEADEALADQALLGDVFLFMKEGILGCESFSQEEFYIRRVHSLITDFLALMPMKVKQLRNRADEDARLVHMSLQMDSELPSSLRKDLDHLMILIGEFYSKDPFGLELGLEFWCPTESLQHSSLQGSYLGMALQRPPHKQVVLSKFVRQMGDLLPSTLYISYLRMLKGLANGPQCAHYCFSLLKTNGAAHSDNIQGVSGSPVSWEHFFHSLMLYHENLRRDLPNPDSAHYRHPPLRGITQREMEGLTSFLQLLTTIITWSENARLALCEHPQWTPAVVMLGLLQCSVPPVLKAELLHCLAAFGKSPEIAASLWQSLEYTQILQTVRAPGQRQAAGIEVELNEIESSCEEYPLTRSFCHLISTLVEGSLPVNLGAGLRVPGFQPYLNFLRDSVFLPFPTRAYRRPAEKWEVADSVLEVFHKLLRDYEPQPSDFVQEIVELQGEQVPAHKPPGHSIMFHLLNDSPMLALCLSLLEEGVRQLDTYAPFPGKKHLQSAVLHCLCLLDLALQKEAVFMDLLRESQASLLVSPLEQLLQGVSPQTRRADHIVNIARYLYHSSSNPEAAFQSAKILRRIANYPNIQIRLVGDFTHDQAVSDKLMAGFVECLDNEDAEEGTEKDDVDSQKKVARIRHETQIHILNLLITSLELKAPNLALYLLGYEVKKPVSSTNLQDPGVLGCPRSCLHAILSRLQRGTEKRSGPALTQQAPHLAELCYQVIYQLCACPDTSGPTMRYLRTSQDFLFSHLQHLPFILPSNQIAALSQMSWLMKTAAIELRVTSLNRQRSHTQRLVSLLLDDQPHAQHADGESGMEDETRSVSGFLHFDTVSKVRRKLLSVLDAIEFSQDMPELLQLDFFERTQIEQVISNCEHVNEQGHTVCNVKLLHRVLVAEVNALQGMAAIGQRPLLMEEVNSILQQVVERNRVRRSLSAKRHALQSWRSLVETLLTACPADLIPADERQLIIRDLLLDLHDKVLSEDAAGELMPIVAGAVFTLTAHLSQSVLSEQQQGVGLEASSGFASIANSALHLILRKLLDFILSTGGGYQRLRAHLYGSLLYYLQIAQKPEEPDTLQTAGKAMWERLTAPEDGFSKLQRENLAIIESYGKALMEVVCRDACDGHEISRMLAMAVLDRILSIDRQNQWLLYICNSGYLRSLVESLRQDDVALQSLLTPQPPLLKPLYIFESKMALLTRVAKTGQGAVELLRCGLVAQLMECQVFDMVPDSDAHRVMRDPSGFIPSPMDRYRQILLPTLRLFQVILTSTSINHQQGAAQVLQWLIVHADTIQSLLRCQELSMGALQELSLLTGIISKTALPGALEMGGEVNSAALMEFQGHINRFQRLCLSLLGRLAGSERDRLLKQAEISAPGDSAERREEMEVAMQQVCANIMEYCQALLLQSSAQAQFSICLFSPSGSEPAGRDGARTDLSSTVPSMAYSRVPSLGLVLYLLKNSAADFFRFHQSHRQSLGKLQSLDQLPPEELKELCQGLVSGPGAVEKISSVQRSLLAKRRLVQLINNRAKLLALCSYVIETCLFVLWRHLEYYLLHCIPTDPKDSLLPGSTLYRSRLADDSFSGLQASGGRGLSLSRVSQQDLDLLKSDMAAGFGEALQRKLLEVEGLYSQVRSRYTFIQALVRRIRGLLRQPKS; via the exons ATGGCGGCGCAGATGGCGGTAAATTCGG GAGCCAGTCTGTGGGGGCCACTGAAAGAGCTCTGGGAGACAGTGGACGGAGCTGTGTTAAGGAGACAGCCCGAGAGTGTTCACCTCCTAGACCTACAGCTGAAGAAACACAAACCTCactttctgtcactttttaagAACCCG CCAAAAAGTGCAGAGCAAAGAGAGAAAGTGCGTAAAGCCAGCACAGAAGGCATCGCCATCCAAGGTCAGCAGGGGTCACGGCTCCTTCCAGAACAGCTTCTGACAGAGGCTTTCATCCTCAGTGATCTCTTTGACATTGGAGAGTTGGCAGCTTTGGAGCTTCTCTTGGCAG GTGAACAGCAGCAGCCCTATTTTCCAGGACTGACACGAGGCCTAGTGGCCGTGTTACTTTACTGGGATGGAAAACTTTGTATGGCCAACTCTCTGCGCACACTCATTCAGTCACGACAGGGCAAGACCTTCACCCTGGATCTTAG TGGAGAGCTGGTGGCTTTGACAACACGATTTACAGATGAGCTCATGAGCCAAGGTCTGACCAAACGCATCCTAACTTTGGTGTCAGAGATAAGCGTGACGCGTGAGTTTGAACGCCTGCAGAAAGAACGCGGATTGGGCAACGAAAAGCACAGGAAGGAG GTTGCAGACCTCATCAAGGAATGCCGACAGGCGCTTGCAGACAGCCTGTTTTCATGGACCTGCCAATCACCCCTGTCAAAAGATGACACTCTGGCACTCATTGGCCACCTGGAGACAGTTACAGCTCAGGCTGATGGCTCACTGGACAGTGTTAGCCTGGCTCTGGTTATGGCACTGCTCTACTGCTTGGATGTCAGTTTCATAGAGCAGGGGACTGAAGATAGAGATG ATTTGCTCCAGGCACTTCCATTGCTGACAGAAAGGCAGTATGTGTCTGCAGTGCACAGTCGCCTGATGGACAGCCAACCATGGAAGCTTCCGGGGCTGCAGGCCGTGTGTCGACTGGCGTGGGCTCTGTTGCTGAGAGTCCTTTCCCAGCTGCCACAGGGCTCAG CACTGGTTGAGTTCACCGAGGCAGATGAGGCTCTGGCTGATCAGGCTCTCCTGGGCGATGTCTTCTTGTTTATGAAAGAGGGCATTCTGGGATGTGAGAGTTTTTCCCAGGAAGAGTTTTACATCCGCCGCGTCCATTCACTCATCACAGACTTTCTGGCTCTTATGCCAATGAAG GTGAAGCAGCTTCGTAACCGTGCCGATGAGGATGCCCGCCTCGTGCACATGTCCTTACAGATGGACAGCGAGCTTCCGTCGTCATTGCGGAAGGACTTGGACCACCTCATGATCCTG ATAGGGGAGTTTTACAGCAAGGACCCATTTGGATTAGAGCTGGGTTTGGAGTTCTGGTGTCCCACGGAGTCTCTTCAACACAGCTCCCTGCAGGGTTCTTATCTGGGAATGGCCCTGCAAAGACCTCCACATAAACAG GTGGTTTTGTCCAAGTTTGTACGTCAGATGGGAGACCTTCTGCCGTCCACCCTCTACATCTCCTATCTCCGTATGTTAAAAGGACTTGCCAATGGCCCTCAGTGTGCTCATTACTGCTTCAGCCTGCTTAAGACCAACGGGGCAGCACACA GTGACAACATCCAGGGAGTCTCAGGCAGTCCGGTGTCCTGGGAACATTTTTTTCACTCACTCATGCTGTACCATGAAAACCTGCGACGAGACCTCCCAAATCCAGATTCGGCTCACTACCGCCACCCACCACTCAGGGGCATCACCCAAAGAGAGATGGAAGGACTTACCTCGTTTTTGCAGTTGCTCACCACCATCATCACATGG AGTGAAAATGCTCGACTGGCCTTGTGCGAGCATCCCCAGTGGACCCCAGCTGTCGTGATGTTGGGATTGCTTCAGTGCAGCGTTCCTCCCGTCCTGAAAGCTGAGCTCCTGCACTGCCTGGCAGCGTTTGGAAAGTCACCGGAGATCGCTGCTTCACTCTGGCAGTCGCTGGAGTACACGCAG ATCCTTCAGACGGTGCGAGCCCCCGGACAGAGACAAGCAGCAGGGATAGAG GTGGAGCTGAATGAGATCGAGTCGAGCTGTGAGGAGTACCCACTGACACGATCTTTCTGCCACCTGATCAGCACCTTGGTGGAGGGAAGCCTGCCCGTTAATTTAGGAGCAGGGTTGCGTGTGCCCGGCTTTCAGCCCTACTTGAACTTCTTGCGTGACTCTGTGTTCCTCCCCTTCCCCACCAGAGCGTATCGTCGCCCTGCTGAGAAG TGGGAGGTAGCCGACTCTGTCCTCGAGGTGTTCCACAAGCTGCTGCGGGACTACGAGCCCCAGCCGTCTGACTTTGTCCAGGAGATTGTGGAACTGCAGGGTGAGCAGGTCCCGGCCCATAAGCCTCCGGGCCACAGCATCATGTTCCACCTGCTCAATGACTCGCCCATGCTGGCACTCTGCCTCAGCCTGCTGGAGGAGGGGGTCCGCCAGCTGGACACCTATGCACCTTTCCCCG gtaaaaagcacttgcagtcTGCAGTATTGCACTGCTTGTGCCTTTTGGACTTGGCTCTGCAGAAGGAAGCAGTGTTCATGGATCTTCTTAGGGAGAGCCAGGCCTCTCTGCTGGTTTCTCCCCTGGAGCAGCTCCTCCAAGGCGTCAGCCCTCAAACCAGAAGGGCTGATCACATTGTCAACATTGCGAG GTATCTTTACCACAGCAGCTCAAACCCAGAGGCCGCCTTCCAGAGCGCCAAGATTCTGCGTCGCATCGCCAACTACCCAAACATTCAGATCAGGCTGGTGGGAGACTTCACACATGACCAG GCTGTAAGTGACAAGCTCATGGCAGGCTTTGTGGAGTGTCTGGACAATGAAGACGCAGAGGAGGGcacagagaaagatg ACGTAGACTCACAAAAGAAGGTGGCAAGGATCCGGCACGAAACCCAGATCCATATTTTGAACCTGCTCATTACGTCTTTGGAGTTGAAGGCACCAAATCTGGCCCTTTATCTTTTGGGCTATGAAGTGAAGAAGCCTGTGTCGTCAACCAATCTCCAGGACCCGG GTGTGTTAGGGTGCCCGCGTAGCTGCCTGCACGCCATCCTGAGTCGGCTGCAGAGAGGCACAGAGAAAAGATCGGGACCTGCACTCACACAGCAGGCCCCGCACCTGGCTGAGCTCTGCTACCAG gtGATCTACCAGCTGTGTGCTTGTCCAGACACATCTGGACCCACAATGCGCTACTTGAGGACCAGTCAGGATTTCCTGTTCTCACACCTGCAACACCTGCCCTTCATCCTGCCAA GTAACCAGATTGCTGCCCTCTCCCAGATGTCTTGGCTCATGAAAACGGCTGCAATCGAGCTGAGAGTGACCTCACTCAACCGCCAGCGTTCCCATACACAGCGCCTCGTCAGCCTCCTGCTGGATGACCAGCCACACGCTCAGCATGCAG aTGGGGAATCTGGCATGGAAGACGAGACTAGATCAGTCAGCGGTTTTCTGCATTTTGACACAGTTTCTAAAG TGCGCAGGAAGTTACTGAGCGTGCTGGATGCCATCGAATTCAGCCAGGATATGCctgagctgctgcagctggactTCTTTGAACGCACTCAGATAGAGCAGGTGATCTCCAACTGTGAGCACGTCAATGAGCAGGGACATACTGTGTGCAACGTTAAG TTGCTTCACAGAGTGCTGGTCGCCGAGGTAAACGCGCTGCAGGGAATGGCAGCGATTGGACAGAGGCCCCTGTTAATGGAA GAGGTGAACTCAATCCTGCAGCAAGTGGTGGAACGTAACCGTGTCCGTCGGAGCCTGAGTGCAAAGCGGCATGCGCTGCAGTCCTGGAGGAGTCTGGTGGAGACGCTGCTGACTGCCTGCCCAGCTGATCTGATACCTGCTGATGAGCGGCAGCTCATCATCAGGGATCTGCTGCTGGACCTGCACGATAAG GTGTTATCAGAGGATGCAGCAGGGGAGTTGATGCCCATTGTTGCCGGAGCGGTCTTCACACTGACAGCTCACCTCAGccaatcagtgctgtctgagcagcagcaggggGTGGGATTAGAAGCATCCTCTGGCTTTGCGTCAATCGCCAACTCTGCGCTGCACCTGATCCTGCGCAAGCTGCTGGACTTTATACTTTCTACTG GAGGCGGATATCAGCGTCTGCGTGCTCACCTGTATGGCTCTCTGCTGTATTATCTGCAAATTGCCCAGAAACCTGAAGAACCGGACACTCTGCAGACAG cagGCAAAGCAATGTGGGAACGTCTCACAGCTCCTGAAGATGGTTTCTCCAAACTGCAGCGGGAGAACCTTGCGATCATCGAGAGCTACGGCAAGGCCCTCATGGAGGTTGTGTGCCGAGATGCCTGTGACGGCCATGAAATTAGCAGA ATGCTGGCCATGGCCGTGCTGGACCGTATCCTGTCAATTGACCGTCAGAATCAGTGGCTGCTGTATATTTGCAACAGTGGCTACCTGCGGTCGTTGGTGGAGAGCTTGAGGCAGGATGATGTGGCGCTACAGAGCCTGCTCACACCACAGCCACCTCTCCTCAAACCACTCTACATCTTTGAAAGCAAGATG GCTCTGCTGACTCGTGTGGCTAAGACGGGGCAGGGAGCCGTGGAGCTGTTGCGCTGTGGGCTGGTGGCACAGCTGATGGAGTGTCAGGTGTTTGACATGGTGCCCGACAGCGACGCACACAG GGTGATGAGGGACCCATCAGGCTTCATCCCCAGCCCTATGGACCGTTACAGACAGATTCTTTTACCAACCTTAAGGCTCTTTCAAGTGATTCTGACTTCCACCTCCATAAatcaccagcagggggcagcacaa GTTCTCCAGTGGCTGATAGTCCATGCAGACACCATTCAGTCCCTGCTGCGCTGCCAGGAGCTCAGTATGGGAGCTTTGCAGGAACTTTCTCTGCTTACTGGCATCATCAGTAAAACAGCTCTGCCAG GTGCCCTTGAGATGGGTGGAGAAGTCAACAGCGCTGCGCTCATGGAGTTCCAAGGTCACATTAACAGATTCCAG cgCCTATGTCTGTCTCTGCTCGGCCGTCTGGCAGGAAGTGAGCGGGACAGGTTGCTAAAACAGGCTGAGATCTCTGCACCTGGAGACTCAGCAGAACGGCGAGAAGAGATGGAGGTGGCCATGCAACAG GTGTGTGCTAACATCATGGAGTACTGCCAGGCCCTCCTGCTGCAGAGCTCAGCCCAGGCTCAGTTCAGCATCTGCCTCTTCAGCCCGTCAGGCAGCGAGCCAGCTGGCAGGGACGGAGCACGCACTG ACCTTTCATCCACTGTGCCATCGATGGCTTACTCTCGGGTCCCTAGTCTTGGTTTGGTCTTGTACCTGCTCAAGAATAGTGCTGCTGATTTCTTCCGGTTCCACCAAAGTCACAGGCAGAGCCTGGGAAAGCTTCAGAGCCTGGATCAGCTCCCACCTGAGGAGCTCAAGGAG TTGTGCCAAGGCCTGGTTTCAGGCCCAGGAGCAGTGGAGAAAATCTCATCAGTGCAGAGGAGCTTGCTGGCCAAGAGACGACTGGTCCAGCTCATCAACAACAGAGCCAAGCTGCTGGCCTTGTGCTCCT ATGTGATTGAGACATGCTTATTCGTGCTGTGGCGTCACCTGGAGTACTACTTGTTGCATTGTATACCCACTGACCCCAAAGACTCGCTGCTGCCTGGATCCACTTTATACAGATCACGCCTCGCAGATG ACTCATTCAGCGGGCTGCAGGCCAGCGGAGGCCGAGGACTAAGCCTATCCAGAGTCAGCCAACAAGATCTAGATCTG CTGAAAAGCGACATGGCTGCAGGATTTGGGGAGGCCCTGCAGAGGAAGCTGCTGGAGGTGGAGGGCTTGTACAGCCAGGTCCGCTCTCGCTATACTTTTATCCAGGCTCTGGTCCGCAGGATCCGCGGCCTGCTGCGACAGCCCAAAAGCTGA